The genomic DNA CGTTTGGCTGTCCTTGTAACTTGGGGCAAATCCGGCTTCCTCCCACGCTCTAGCGCTTTTGGGAGCGACTTCAAGCGCCGCCCATGAGCGCGTGCGCTCGTAATCGTCGGCGCTAAAGCCTTCGTCGAGCCACTCCCGTTCGATCAGCAAAGTAGCGCAACCGCAGAGCAAACACGTAAAAGCCAAAGCCGCCAAAACTTTGATAAATCTCATCGCCGCTCCTTTGGATTTCGATCTATCTCTAAGCGCGGTATTATCGCTAATTTTTTGTTATGCTTTCGCGCTAACAAGGGGTTGAATGCAAAGACGATACTACGGCTACGCCGATTTTATAGCCGATTTAAAAGCGTTGGCGAACAGGTTGAAAACGGAGCGAATCGACTGCCTAATCGCCGTCAGCCGCGGCGGGCTTACGATCGCTCACTTTTTGGCTATGGCGTTAAACGCGCGAAACGTCGCGTTGATTCGCGCCGTAAGCTACGCCGATCGCGAGAAACTATCCGCGCCGAAAATAGAAAACGCGCCCGATTTAAGCGCGGTCGAATATGCGCTGATCGCCGACGAGATTATCGATAGCGGCGAAACCATGAAAGCCGTCTTAAAAGCTCTAAGCGTTCGCTATCCAAAAACGACTTTCAAAACGGCGGTTTTGTTTCAAAAGCCGTCCGCGTCGATCAGAGCCGATTTTTTCGCGCGCGAAAGCGAGGAGTGGATCGACTTTTTTTGGGAGATCGATCCGATCTGTGATAAAGTAAGCGTATGAGAATAACGATTTTTTTAGCGCTGTTTATGGCGCTGATAGGGTGCGCTTCCAAAGAGGAGCGCGCGCTCAAAGAGATAGAGAGAAACGCCGCCGCGCAAACGCCCGCGCCGAAGTTGATTTGGACGGCGCGAGCCGATAAAACGATCGCCGAGTTTGGGCTATCGTCGCTTTTTAGCGCGATCGCCGTAGCGCCGGAGGGAGATCGGCTATTAAGCGGCGATTGGGACGGGCGCGTCTTGCTATGGGATACGGCGAGCGGCAAATTGGAGCGAGAGTTTATCGGGCATTTCGATAAGGTAACGGCGGTCGCTTTTGGCGACGACGGAGCGACTATCTTTAGCGCGAGCGCCGATCGGACGATTAGAGCGTGGGACGCGGCGAGCGGCGGGCAAATTCGCCTATTTTCAGGGCATTTCAAACCAATCGCCGCGATCGCCGTTAGCGCCGATACGTTGGTTAGCGCCGACGTCGGCGGCGTTATTCGTATCTGGAACGCAAAAACGGGCAGGCTAATACGCCAAATAGCGGACGGGCGTTTCGCGATTAGCGCGATCGTCGCGGCGCAAGATCGCGTTATTCGTTGCGGCGCGGACGGATTGATCAAGATTTATAGCCTCAAAAATGGGAAACTGATAAAAACGCTCAAAGGGCACAAAGGGCGGGTCTATACAATC from Helicobacteraceae bacterium includes the following:
- a CDS encoding phosphoribosyltransferase — encoded protein: MQRRYYGYADFIADLKALANRLKTERIDCLIAVSRGGLTIAHFLAMALNARNVALIRAVSYADREKLSAPKIENAPDLSAVEYALIADEIIDSGETMKAVLKALSVRYPKTTFKTAVLFQKPSASIRADFFARESEEWIDFFWEIDPICDKVSV